The genomic stretch agttttctttataatttagttAGCAAGGATTCAATTCTTGTAACTGCTTGGAGTGGTGGGCAACTGCAAATAGATGCTTTAGCTGATGAAATACAACCAGTATGGAAAGTTGGCAGCCCAGCTCGTCTTCGTGTTGATTCCAATGATCGTATAGTTGGTCTTGCCATGATTTCTGAATCTGTTACTAGTGATCACTCTATCTTGAAGCTCGATTTACCACCTGATGATACCCTTTGGTTGGGGCATCCACCCCCTCTCTTGAGGTTGGCTATAGTGGATTTATCTCTGCCTAGAAAAAGTGGTTATCTTATCTCAATGTGTGCTGACCCTCTTATGTCAGAAAGAATATATTGCCTTCATGTTGGAGGGGTAGATTCAGTTGTGTTGCATTTTCTTCCCTTCACAAATCAGAATAGTGACAAGGACGAGTCGGTCAGAAGCCCTTCTGTTCATCCGGTTCTTACTACTTGCCAGGAAGAGTCATCACTTCCTTCCCCATTATGTGGTTTCTTGGCTCTGTCAGATTCGTTTGGCGATTCTTGGGTTGTGGGCCTTACATGCAATTTTCAGTGCATTGTTTTGGATATGGAAACATGGAACATAATGCCACGTCGTGTTGTTAATGAGGTGGGGAAACCCACCAGTTCAGAAGTGTCAAAAGAAGCAAATAAGCAAACTATTATAAGTAAAGAACTCCTTACTGGCCCTAAGGTAGTTCTCTTGCCTCCTTCTTCACCAACTCTACGCTCTGTTACATCAGATTCAATTGAAGGTCGGGCAACACTGCATCAGTACTTTAAGCTTTTCCATGAAAATTATGTGGAATATGCACACAAGGTAAACTCTTCCACCCTTACACAGTTACTGATGCTATACTCTTGAGGATGTCAATCTTACTAGAACTGTATTTTTTAGTCTATGAGAACAGACTGTTCCACCCTTACACAGTTACTGATTTATACTCCTGACTCCAGAGGATGTCAATCTTACTAGGACTATATTTTCTTGTCTCTGAGGACTAAAGAACTTGCTATTTGTGGTGTCATGTATAATTGCTGGACCTATGATATGATGCATCTGAATTATCTTGATAGTCATGATATATGCACTGGACAGTCAGACTCATAATCCACTTCCAAAATTTTCTAATATGTTTTCTTCCCGCTCTATAAGTCTTGTTCATCACTTATTTTCTCTATCAACTAAAGCAATTAAAAGAGATTTTGGCTAGTATTGGTAGAGCATTGCTTGCTGCACCTTAGTTTTTAACCTAAATGGTGCTTGCAGTACTTAATAGTTGAGGTGTCTCCAATGGTAGGGAAGCGTTTTGTCAGTAAAGCTACATTTTGTATAAGATGATTCTCCGAATGAAATATTCTGATGATCCTAGATGGCTGctcaattttgttttattttttgtaatttttgagaTGAGAACTTCCTTCAGTTTTGCCTTCCTCTAATGAGATTATGCATATAACATTTTCCCCTTTGTTCTAGGTGTACTTTGAACTCCAGCACCATGCCCCTCATTTGAAGAGAATCATTGATGAACAGCATTCTCGACTTCAAAAAGCACAGCAGAAGCTTGTAAATGTTGAAAAGAAGCAGGAAAAATTAGAGGACCGGTTTAAGTGTGCAGTTCAGCGTCATAGTGCCATAGAAGAGCGTTTACAAAAGCTGAGATCTTTGCCAACAGCACATAAAAGATCACTATCAAAAGCAGAGCAAGAGTTCAAATCGGAACTTGGTAACTAAATTTATTTACTGATTATCTTTGCTATGGTTTCTGGATAATTATTGTTTACTATGCTTCCTTCCAACAGTTTTGCTCATCACATCTACAACTCATGTCATTATGATTGcctatatatatcaaaatagaTGTTTGAATCTTAGGCACTCTTCTCCTAAGGGAATAAGCTCAAAGTTTTAATTACCTGTATTTCTCTTAAACCCCCCTATCTGATATAACACTTGAACGTGTGGCAATGCAGACAAAATTACTGGTGTTCAGTTAGATGCTTTGCGCTCTTCCATTGAAGCACTAAATGCGAGGATGAAAAGATACACACATTCACCAAACTCGAATCAATTAAATGAGCAGAGACAAATATCAGCCAGGAGGAAAAGTCACGTTGTAGATAATCAAATGTCCCAGCTGAAAGCCTCGCTTGAAAAGCTCTCACTAACCAACAGCGAAAATACCAAAAAAGTTAAGCTTGTTGAGTCTGCACTGAAAACCCGCGAAGCTTAGCAGTTGATGAAATTACAGTCCAGTGTTGTTGTGGCAACAGTGACAGTTCCTCAAATGCAACAGTTGACAGCATACCCATTTTTGTTGTGATGCTATGAGCATTACCTTTCCTGAAAGTTTTTTGTTCTGTTCTTCTCTAAATCGTCTGTTGTAAAACTCTCTCATATACTCCACGGATATAGTAGAATAGCAGATATGAGTTTCAAACATTGAATTTGTAAATGTTAgtattgatgaaattttaaaagttcaGTTCTGGTTCTGAAATTTCTGATCTATGGATAATGAATGATTAATCTGTGATGAAGCTTATATTGACTTTTCAAAATTATCATGAGTGTAATGTAGACCAaatatttactctttttttttttttttttttttttgttgttgttgcatTTCTTTCCACCAAGTCAATGAGTTGAATCCAATTGCTAATGCAGATTTCTTGAATTCAAAGACCTAAAGAAGATTGCATATTTGAATAAAGATTGACAAGAAGTGTGCCCATGGAATCCATGACAGAGTAGTACTAATTTGTTTGTTACTCAGTATGCACCCAAGAGTTGAGAGGCAATACTGTACTTTGCATATCACTTCAATGTGGAGCTCTTTATAAAACAACCTTTTTGAATTGTAGGATCATCCCTAAGCTTGAATCATACTTTGTATGAAAATGTGAGTCTTGCTATGACTACGTTCTCCTTAATATGCAATAACACAAGGACCAACCCCCAACAAAAAGTATACGAGGGAAATCTGCAGTCACTATCTAAGGATGTACTTGTGAAGATCTTGTGCAACATGTTTGAACGAGAGGGTTATTTTTCACCCACGCAAGCTCAGCTTGGGTTACCACTTCTAATTTTTGAGTTGTCAGTAGTATTTTTCGGTATTTCGTTTAAAGATTATGTtaaaatttattgttatttttaataaattttagttGACTAGAACTAgtaatagatttatttatttattttgcgaTTTCACTTCTTTCTCTCAAATCACACTTCAACTTCACGATTGAGTGGTTAGAAATAATAGATCATTATCATACATCAAAGTAATATTATCCAATAATGCATGAactaaaagtacaatttttctaaaatattcCTAGACATTTTGGGATGAAATgagattaaattaataattaaaaaaaaaagtaaatactAATTTAACATATCTAGTATGAGAGAGATATACAATCTTTTAAAAACTAAGGATATATATTCCCATATCTGAAATAGTGAAATGCCTGCATCAAGCAGCTGCATGAATGGATATATACCACCATGATTATATTTAAGATTAACACAACATCAATCAATAAGGTATATATAATCAGAGCAACATACAAAAACAATCTTACATGCCCAAAAGGATGATCTAGTGGATGGAATATGACTCTCGTACTTAAAAGTTATGAACTTAATTTTTGATAACACAATCTCAGTTAaatttattgtagaaaattttcCTAGTGCGATTTATCTATCTTGATAATTGaaagtaaaacaaattaaattgtgtGGTGGTGAGAATTGAATCattggtgatgatgatgatggcaaCAGGTAGGAATCCAAGTGGATTGCAGAATCGTATTGACAAGCAATCAGGGTATCattcatatacatacatacatacatacatatatatatatatatatatatatatatatatatatatatatagctctgATGCTATCGTACAAGACAACCACTATTGAAAGGTCAACAAAATAGTCACATTGTTCTTATGAGCAGAATTACATGTAAAATTTGATGTTAACTTTTATAGTTATATTTACTCAATTTGCTTCCTCATAAACTTAAGAATTGATTCATTGGGTCTAAAATATAGCTGAACGTCGCAAAacctaaattatatatatatatataatagttacaTTGTACCTTAAAGTTCATtacttaatttttataatttctaatAATTACGTGATTGTTCCgaatataaatgaaaaattaaaaagtaattgtatacttatttataaaaatatactaaaatgaTGAAGCCCTAATTAAAGATTCGGTGAATTTTTCTATACCATTTTAATAGTTAAggatttgtttaaattaataaatagtaaagaATAGAATCTATCCGGCTATACTAAATAACGttaaagaaacaaaggagaaacaaggTAGATATATTCTTTAATGCATTGTATTGTATGATTGGATCTGTATAGCTGGCTCATGTTTACATTATTGTGAGAGGTCAATTTTAGtaacaacaaagaaaaaaaatattccaaaatggtccctcaaatCCCCAGTTTGGGAGATGAGTCATGAAGCAGAGAGAGAATGCACCCACTCAACAAGACAATGCTTGCTGCTGTGTACCACTTACCTTAATAAAGCATCATATCTATATAATTATAGAGTTTCAAACTTTACACTCATTAATCAACttttgattctttgtttgtttcacTTATTACTCTTTGCGTATAATTGAGGTTTCACACTTAGCCACAATTTAACTAGTTTATCAATTCAAAATAAGTCCATAAATCTTGTTTTACTAGCAGTATGGCACAAGATGCACTAGCACGTGTATAATTATTATAGGTCAGTTGAGGTACATCTTACGATTTATCTCATTCTACTAGTCAATAGAACATGAGCAATGAGAAACTCTTAAGTTTGGGGGTTAATCGtattatataattgttaaaGTTAAATCATTATTTATTCAACATAATCACTGTTGTCATTATTGCTTGCATCCAACAATTATGATTGATTAAAATGTTAATGAAATTAAGTTCATAAACTTTGTTTTGTTTGCAGTGGTAGAGTGCTTAATTGAGTGGGTAAAGTATGATTCTTGTCAACACCTTCTTAGTTGAATTTATCACAAATGGTCTTCATCTCTCCTATATGGTTATGCACACCCTTTAGTATTATTAGTAGGCCATTACGCTAAGTTTTACAAGTATTTATCTTGCActcatttttgtttctttaataaTCTCCTAGGAGTCATGACAAATGTGAGTTTAACAATAGAGGTGACACAAAAAGTTCATCCTgaagataaataatttatacaGAGTCGTGtttgtacattattattatacagaAGTGATATTTACTCAATACACACTCTTAAGTaataattgtgatttttttggtcattaaaaaaaagtaccaATTCAATATGAAATGTCTAgttattaataaagaaaacacTGGACAAGGCCAGGGGACAATAATTCTAGACTCCCCACTTGCTAAATATGAATGATATTAGAGTAGATGTTTTGAGAATATAAGATCAACTCAACTTTATGCATGTTGTCTTTTCTCTTGTGATGTATCACAAGTATTCAAATTGTCAAATGGTTTTATCATTTATAGATcgaataaatattattaaacaattatacaaatattgGTATATTTTAAATGGAACATCATGCATGCAAACCACTACAAATTAGTCTAGCTTCTCATTTACTGATCAACTATGGACAACTTAAgttaatttacttatttataattctttatCAATTAGAATCGCAATGTGAGCTTCATCTAAAATGCCCAAGGAATTATAGAATTTCTCCCAAATGaaagatatataattttcttaaaaaactaaaacaatGTACAATATAAGTCAAGATAAGAAAACATTCGCATACATTCTCATTCTCcaaaacatatatacatgcacTTCCGGAATTAAATCATTCAGaagatagaaaaataaaaaaacaattgaagaaacatataatatatggtCCTACTTGCAAACACCCCCCACAATTGGTTAACTCATCATCAAATCccactcttttttctttttttttttttttgggtcaaagTCAAACCATTTTCAAAATCATCACTTCCTAGAATTAAAGttacaaagaaaacatcaaCAACCATATAGTTAAGACACTAAAACATGTATGTACTATATGTCAAAGGGTATCGTAGTGTTTTATCCCATAATCACTATCTGAATGTTTATAGATCCATAACTGATCCGTTTAAATCAAGAAGATTAATAGACACTCTCAcgaaaagttaaatttaaaattttgtagttaAAAATTAACTAGTTGATGAACTTAACTAAACAGCTCGATCAACTTGACTGAATCGTCCTATTAAATTAAGAAGACCTAATAGGCTAATATGCTGTCTAGTGGCCCACCATATTCCCCATTTCCAGATGATGTTTCTCTAGATTCTCTTCGTGTTCAGATTTTTCAGTGGTACTACTTTCAGTGCTTTGCGTACTACAACAACAGCTGCTATTACTCCCGAACGAGGATGCTCTACTGGGCACAGGCGTAGCCAGAAAAGTAGGCTTCTCCTGCCCAGCCATGATCACCAAAACCTTTTCTTCCAACaccggcgccgccgccgccttcgCGGGGTTGTCGCCATTGCCGTCGTCACCGCCGGCCTCGAGGTCCCGGTCGTCGTCGTTGCCGTTGTTTTCCAGGTAGCCGGAGAGGCGCCAGTAGGAGCAGGCAAGGATAAGAAGCGCAAAAGCAATGAGACCCAACATGGCAGCCAAGCCTCCGAAAAGATACGGCACCGGCGAGTGCCACGGCGACCGTGGCGCCGTCGGTGATGCCGGGGCGGCCGCCGTGAAACCCCCAACTTTACTCATTTTTGGCTTGCTTCTAATTTAAGTGATGATCCAGAGCTGCTAATAgctttatatgtatataaaagatattatattgtttaggaAATTAGGGTGGCAGAGGGAGGAGGAGAGGTGGTGgcggaagaggaggaggagagaTATATGATTGAGAGGGTAAAGGGGGCTGTAGTATATTTATAGAGAGGGGATAAAGAGGGAGGTGGGGTATTGGGGTTAATTAGTTGATTTTAATTTGGTGCATGAATGAGCTAAGCACTATATATTCAActgaaataaatattattttgatttgtttataaGCATACTTAGATAGATAAATTTTCCACCAAACAATATTTGGTGATACATAACTAGTTAATTAGGGGAAGTTGGCTTAGTATGTAATTCCAATGTTTCATGATGTGACTAGTTGTGTACAacgttatttaattaatttatgcaaataaaattttcattttgggCATTCCTTATAAAAAGTAATAGTGATGCTATCAAATTACAATGTATTTAGTTTGCAAGAAAaaatgcatgttttttttttaaaaatctttttctATTAATGCTTGTTGTAAGTACAATGATTGTGTACGTAGAATAAAATGTCCCTTTGAGACAACAATGATTAAAAGTATTTACAAAGTCCTAAATTTGTGCGCAAATTCACAATACCTGACTAGATCGAGTGCTCTAATCTCTGTTGACACCATATATCTTTCGGGAGCCATTGTAAAACCCGTAGCCACTAGGTAGTTGAGTTCAACTGACTTGTGTTGTAGCCAATTCAAGATGGCAAGATGACTTTGTTGGGCTAAAGTCATCCAACTCAAGTCTTTTGGCACTAAGATGATTATGTAGCCTCCACAACTTTACCTAATTAATAATGCCATGGAATTAATTCATTGATTGAGTTCATCATCCTATCTAAGCCCTCATATGTTGAGCTCTTCCTACCATGTGCACTCGAACCATGGTGACCTCACTCATAAGTCGAGGTCATTCGGCCACCTCGAACTCTATCCTTCACTGGATCATCACCACTCATCCACTCCAATTACTCTATTAGATATTTTGTAAACTACTTCACATTTTTACTTATAGCATAACTTCaattctaataattaataattaataattttaattttataactcataatggaATCAAGTGATATGGACATTGGATTAGCAAAGGAATATGATGATACCAAAATCATGTGCGCTTGACAATTTCTGCCCATGGTAATCATtctttttatattgttttccCAGGTGAAGTATGATTATATACACTATGCAAGAATAAGGATGCAGTGGGGGCATCAATGTTTGCCATGATTTTCATTCTAGCTACCATCATCTAAATTATAGTGTAACGCACTCTGGAGATCGAGGATACATGGATTATGGGTTGAGACATGATGATggctattatttttttgagtgacgaagAAACACACTCATTATTCGAGGAGTTGTGTACAGATCGTTGCTATAGATTGAgcctttcattttttatttatttatttttttgactaTCTTGCTTGGTtactgatgagcacaaatgatgagtgtaagaaagtgtgtaatgtcgttccgctgaggattggtgttatggcacgaaactgtgtgaattaccaggcactagagtatatgaatttatagaatccaagtaacaaagactgaatgatgtggaataaaagaaagcaattgattaaggtgtaaactgtatgataaatgtatgggccagattagggggattgtaaccttgatgttctaacaaactcaggattagggaaactgtatgataaatgtatgggccagattagggggattgtaaccttgatgttctaacaaactcaggattagggaaagaatattAACCAAgagatatatgggcaatgcacaaaagaattttactaagctactttcgtaatcaataaatagaattaggctacaattgccccactgtcatgatgcatcaatcataaccttaagcttttaagcattgtaagcccccaaaattacatctactttcatagcaggaaaattaggttggaATTGGTAAGgttcgaggtctccatccaacttccgttgtaatgaatccctctcttagactagcaattaattgtggccatcaatcaataacaagtagaaagaaatccccaaatcaacataaaccctaggcaaaagattcaatccctttatgcaattaatcataaaccgaacatcaagattaacaatgaacccctaatccaaacccataagcgaattactccctcatgatgggagtaaacacaacaaagcaagaattaaagataaacattgcaagaaatataaagggaagagaaacttaactgataaataacaaattcaacttcaatccaagattccaagcttgaaataaaataatctaatgtaaaactagtctaaactatgctggggaaatataaactaaaagctagggttcagaactctgtNtcaatccctttatgcaattaatcataaaccgaacatcaagattaacaatgaacccctaatccaaacccataagcgaattactccctcatgatgggagtaaacacaacaaagcaagaattaaagataaacattgcaagaaatataaagggaagagaaacttaactgataaataacaaattcaacttcaatccaagattccaagcttgaaataaaataatctaatgtaaaactagtctaaactatgctggggaaatataaactaaaagctagggttcagaactttGTAAGTGGAACCTCACCAactgtagagaataggtagaatatataggagatagatgggccttggcccattaggcaacttctaATCCTTTTCccatttgtattcttgtttcctttcttgcttgtaattcccttttcttccagaacttgtccaaaatgctccaaaattccTCATTTgtagttccttgtagataattcaacacttggacaatataacacacaaacaattcccaatttcactaggatacagaaaataaccttcaaaacaactagaataaggggtgaataattgtacaaaatagcatatATCAGTTACTGGTATTATTGAagggtatttttttaaaacattaaaagtgATTAGAAAATTCATTTGTAATTACAATCAATTTCTGGAGGTGGAATAATGATAGTTAATTTTCAAGTGTGATGGAGTGGTGGAATTTGTTTGCAGGGAATAAGAACTTTGATAAAGAATAATGATATATGGGGCCAAGGAGGAATGAGTGGGGGGACTCGGATTTACCTTAGATTTTTGATTTGATGATTAGGAATTACACTATACCTTGTTGGTACAATCACATATATAGTTGAACCAAGTTTATACTTGACGACGTGTCCCACTGCCAgctacatattttttttttttttaaggaatggCCATAAACAATATTGATGGGTTGGGGTGGTCTAGTATCTGGTATTGCTCTAAGTGACTTAGGTTCATTATGATTCAAAATTTGGAGAACAATGCAAGTTGTTTCACTTATAGAAAGTACAATTGGAAGATCTTGGTCAGGTTTTAGaagatttttttctttatattttagaagatcACTTTGTAATTAATCTCCTTGATTTGAGGTACTTACTTTCTttatttagatgttaaataaaCCCATTAACAGTaaagaaattcaatattaaagaGTATTGCACACtttatattaaagaaatacattaCTCATGAGTCAGGTGAGCTTCATCTAGAGCGCATCTTCAAGTAACGACTGCAAACTTTTCTGTAAATTAAAGAGTATTGCACACtttatattaaagaaatacattaCTCATGAGCCAACCAAATCGATCTCGATCACatacttgagaaatataatataatataaaacctTGGATCCATATATCATATTTAAGGATTTTTTTTGATGAATGGTAACATTATATTCTATACTGTACTATACATACATGTTGAAATTCTATGATGAAAGTGAGTTTTCATGAGGCTTTATGTCAATTAGAGAATAAGAAGGGGGATCAAGAATATGGGACTGCCCCATCAAATATATAGAAGCTTGTCTGCACTAAAGCTTCTTTGGTCCTTCCATGCATATATCATCATATAATAATGCTTTGATGCTATATATACTGCATGATAAGTCCAGCAGGTAACATGTTGAGTTATTCCATGGGTGTATCTTCATAAGTAAACTTGTTCAGATTTTATTTCCCTTAGGTCATGTCTTTGTATTCTTGTCTCgtcattaaattaaattattataaataatttttaatgttcCAATTAGCTGACTTTTGCTTGGTGTCCAGGCCGATTCCATGTCATAATTAAGAATCATAATTTGTGCCCAACCTaggtaacaaattaaattatatgatCAATGTTAAGTGCAACATGTTCAGATATCATCGATATTATATTCCAAAATATGATTTGGACAATTGCTTGGCTAGTGGCGAAACATTTCAATGCAAAATGCTCATGGAAGGACCTACAAATTTCAGGTGTAGTGTAAGAGGGCTTACACGAGATAAATTATGCTTTTATGTAATAGTCAGTGCAGTGTAATGTTAGAGAGTGTATATTGGGTAAACTCTACTTTTGTTTAATAGTCCACAAACTATATATAGAGGAGAAGTAAATCGCACTAGACGACCTACAGGCACAACTAAGAGGGCATTGACGAAAATAATCAGACTTATGACCTTTAGATACAAAAGTCATGCTCCACTCACTCGATCACCTCTTTCAGAGCAAAAATCTATAACGATTAACGATTATTATAATACCTTTATGTAAACCAGATAAATTAAATGCTTCTATGGAAAGAAATTAAATCAAGATACTCCTTTTACTATTACTTTATTTTTGGGATGCCCTATCAACTCAACAAAGTTTTCAATTGGCATCTTCTTTCTTTGTTATAATGCATGCATGTGATCAATTCTTCATCTACGTATGTATAGTACTACCATAAACTTCTGTCTACCAAGCTATTGCTACACTTGTAGTAAGGTGGTGAATATAATAACATGTATTTGTTGCCATAAGCAAAAATTTAGCAACTTAAAAAGCGTAAATGTATTTGGTTAAACATAAATTTATCACTGTAAGCACATGATTTACTAATGCTTCAATGCTTGTGTCATTTTTATGTAGctacaacattatttttatgtacttgGGTCCTGGTCCAcaataatcaatataatttgcTCTTGTTTATTGTCTGGCCCCTTTTCTCCATGTACTGCTCTCTATTGGGCCCATATGGGCTCTTTGTGGGCCAACACTAAAAATATTAGAGCTTTCAAACACTCTTTTTATGCTTTACCTTTCTTTCCATTAATTTCCTCCATAAAAATGTACGGCGAAgttgtattgttattattattattttttttgaatactactaactctattagaatatagtatctgttcataactactttctcaacctattgaaggtcaagagtattgactccactaaggctcgaacccatcacctcccgtataaagggaagggtttgatgccactagaccacaaggtccttggcacgaagttgtattattttaattacacttcagtgtcaaagatcttgtggtctagtggcacccggggTCCTGAAAAACacttttaattctactacagttttattatatttggcaatatacattattacatgaactctatttttttagtttcattgtATAAGTTCTTTGTTTTAGTTTCATTATaccaacactaaagtatcattttacaTTATACGTCATTGCATGAGCTCTGTTTATTAGTTTAATTCCACAGCACATTTGAATTGTTCTGAAGCATAAATAATCAATACTGCCCCCGAGCTggcttgaacccatgaccttattCACAAGGTCATTGGTGTAAAGCATTATTAGGACTCTCtaagtttgagtcacgttaggactagctatcctactctacctaagactcccctagtatatatatctcatattcctcatcattgtaattgttcaattgaatcaatacaatattcagttctcatctggtatcagctagcctaggtttattttccaatggatgacggctctgttaattcttccgaacggaccgtttctgatgcagctatttcttctgcggtttcttcagcagccgcttctctgtctgctgcgcatcactatgttagcattaagct from Ipomoea triloba cultivar NCNSP0323 chromosome 12, ASM357664v1 encodes the following:
- the LOC115999071 gene encoding nuclear pore complex protein NUP88, with amino-acid sequence MRFTFDLMEPDCNSNSNLDNRQSVTPPSTSTPKEELEWIPLQNHPVFTADGVATQTSSTKMQKNLLAWDGASRLYYWDSSRQCLHRISVRLGEPDSSSVLASCPSKVLQADVQLNFEVDRISINRNGSAIFLVGMEGLCIMYLYGRTSTKENTIICRTVSAGSEIYFNGKNAIRTLQISWHPCSDTHLGILSSDSVFRIFDLSSALAQPEQEYYLQPIEHGSSCDAASICPVDFSFGGDHLWDKFSVFVLFSDGSVYVLCPVVPFGSVYKWESILELYNDANAFGLKSSNSRAVKNSNLAISWLGATFPELSHQDVQGGNAFALRAQPYALFDASVALQGPLRKISHGVEDPQVQPAICEGRAVSFLYNLVSKDSILVTAWSGGQLQIDALADEIQPVWKVGSPARLRVDSNDRIVGLAMISESVTSDHSILKLDLPPDDTLWLGHPPPLLRLAIVDLSLPRKSGYLISMCADPLMSERIYCLHVGGVDSVVLHFLPFTNQNSDKDESVRSPSVHPVLTTCQEESSLPSPLCGFLALSDSFGDSWVVGLTCNFQCIVLDMETWNIMPRRVVNEVGKPTSSEVSKEANKQTIISKELLTGPKVVLLPPSSPTLRSVTSDSIEGRATLHQYFKLFHENYVEYAHKVYFELQHHAPHLKRIIDEQHSRLQKAQQKLVNVEKKQEKLEDRFKCAVQRHSAIEERLQKLRSLPTAHKRSLSKAEQEFKSELDKITGVQLDALRSSIEALNARMKRYTHSPNSNQLNEQRQISARRKSHVVDNQMSQLKASLEKLSLTNSENTKKVKLVESALKTREA
- the LOC115999872 gene encoding protein GLUTAMINE DUMPER 2, encoding MSKVGGFTAAAPASPTAPRSPWHSPVPYLFGGLAAMLGLIAFALLILACSYWRLSGYLENNGNDDDRDLEAGGDDGNGDNPAKAAAAPVLEEKVLVIMAGQEKPTFLATPVPSRASSFGSNSSCCCSTQSTESSTTEKSEHEENLEKHHLEMGNMVGH